From Clostridia bacterium, a single genomic window includes:
- a CDS encoding putative toxin-antitoxin system toxin component, PIN family has translation MGARPKVVLDPNVLLSALGWNGPERKVYELCLQGKLLLYISRPMLEELLRVLDYPKFGFPRLHKIWFVEDLLRIAEVAEAPALPPIVKDDPADDHVLACAAAAAADYLITGDKHLLRLNTYGSTVICSASAFLERYKQWEAPS, from the coding sequence TTGGGCGCGAGGCCAAAAGTAGTGCTGGATCCGAACGTTCTACTCTCGGCCCTGGGCTGGAACGGACCGGAAAGAAAGGTATACGAACTGTGCCTCCAGGGCAAACTGCTTCTGTATATCTCCCGGCCCATGTTGGAAGAGTTGTTGCGCGTGCTGGATTATCCCAAGTTCGGCTTTCCCAGGCTGCACAAGATATGGTTCGTCGAGGATCTACTCCGAATTGCGGAAGTGGCAGAGGCCCCAGCCTTGCCCCCGATTGTGAAGGATGACCCCGCGGATGATCACGTTCTTGCCTGTGCGGCCGCCGCCGCTGCCGACTACCTGATTACCGGCGACAAGCACCTCCTCAGGCTGAACACGTACGGGTCGACCGTCATCTGTTCGGCCTCCGCTTTCCTCGAGCGCTACAAACAGTGGGAAGCACCGAGTTGA